CAGGGGATAAAACCCCTCCTTCTCCCGCCGCAAGGGGCCCAGGTAGAACCGGAGGGGCCGGCCGGAGAAGTACCCGGCCAGGGTGCCCATGAGGGTGCCCAGGATGACGCTGGAGAAGGCCACCGCGAACCCCACCAGCAAGGAGATGCGGCTTCCGTAGATGATTCGGGAGAGGACGTCCCGCCCCAGGTCGTCCGTGCCCAGGAGGTGCTCCCTCGAGGGCGGCTGGAAGTAGTACTGCCCCACGTCCTCCCCCGTGGGCTGGGCCGTGGGGTCGTAGGGGGCGAGCCAGGGGGCGAAGAGGGCCATGAGCACCAGGAGGAGGACCACCACCAGGCCGGCCATGGCCATCCGGTGCCGCTTGAACCGCCGCCAGGCCAGGGCCCAAGTGGACTGGGATTTCTGCGCCGCTAGAGTCGCCATGCCTCACCTCAGCTGTACCGGATGCGGGGGTCCACCACCGCGTACATAAGGTCCGCCAGAAGGTTGAAAAGGGCGGTCATCAGGGCCAGGAAGGCCAGGGCCGCCATGGCCACGTTGTAGTCCTTCTCCACCAGGGCGTCAAAGATGGCCCGGCCCATCCCGGGGTAGCTGAAGATGGTCTCGGTGATGGTGGCCCCGCCCAAAACGCCGGGGATGGCGAGGCCCACCAGGGTGACGATGGGGATGAGGGCGTTCCTGAGGGCGTGCTTGTACAGGACCACCCGCTCGGGAAGCCCCTTGGCCCGGGCGGTGCGGATGTAGTCCTGGGAGAGGACCTCGAGGAGGCTTGCCCGCATGAACCGGGTCCACTCCGCCATCTGCAAATAGGAGAGGGCCAGGACGGGAAGGACCAGGTGCCAGGCCCACTGGCCCAGGTAGGTGGCGAGGCTCACCGCGCCGGAGCGCACGTCCTGCCAGAGGTAGGGCGGCACCCCCCCCGTGGGGAACTGGGGGAAGCCGGGGATGAGCTCGGGCAGCTTGATGGCGAAGAGGTAGAGGAGGAGGATGCCCATGAAGAAAACCGGCATGGAGAAGCCCATGAAGCTTAGGAAGGTGATGGTGTAGTCCGCCAGGGTGTACTGGCGCACCGCGGAGAAGATGCCCACGGGGATGGCCACCACCAGGGCCAGGGTGAGGGCGAGCCCCGAAAGGAGAAGGGTCTTGGGCAGGCGCTGGGCGA
This genomic stretch from Thermus filiformis harbors:
- a CDS encoding ABC transporter permease, whose amino-acid sequence is MFAYTLRRLLQMVPLLLAASVVIYALLALQPGDPLEELKRQNPRMTAEQFEALKRAYGLDQPLHIRYFKWLSRAVRGDLGYSRTYGIPAAEYIFAQRLPKTLLLSGLALTLALVVAIPVGIFSAVRQYTLADYTITFLSFMGFSMPVFFMGILLLYLFAIKLPELIPGFPQFPTGGVPPYLWQDVRSGAVSLATYLGQWAWHLVLPVLALSYLQMAEWTRFMRASLLEVLSQDYIRTARAKGLPERVVLYKHALRNALIPIVTLVGLAIPGVLGGATITETIFSYPGMGRAIFDALVEKDYNVAMAALAFLALMTALFNLLADLMYAVVDPRIRYS